In Caproiciproducens sp. NJN-50, the following are encoded in one genomic region:
- a CDS encoding MmgE/PrpD family protein: MGYTYELCRFLCGLTSEAVTDTVRNDVGMKTLDWLGCAVGALRLPAARSLMEVLSDVAGEKGCTAVGLGGKVPAPYAAFSNGAVGHALEYDDVNKVSITHPGAVVIPAAFAAAEKYDRTYEEYVLAVVSGYEAMIRLGASLNPSHYEYWHTTGTCGAFAAAAAAGKLLNLDTEGMQRAFGIAATMASGLVAVFGTDAKIVNVGNAAQNGLTAAELASKGFTAPTDVFERKKGYAQAASGPASVSFRGGALGKKLMIEDSYYKIHASCGHTHSALDALFSLMKTSDFKAEDVQKIEIRAYRKAVELTGEFRNASETEAKFSMPYCIAAGLLRGKVTLEEFSPELLHSPEVESLRKKIIVREDSDYTRLYPEKRKESVRILLPGRTLYQEVDLPDGKPTREFLVKKFRSLAERNLSEKKAENILHSVWSMTPETPVGELGEAITENCAI; encoded by the coding sequence ATGGGATATACTTACGAACTGTGCCGCTTTCTCTGCGGCCTGACTTCTGAAGCCGTTACGGATACCGTCCGGAACGATGTGGGAATGAAAACCCTGGACTGGCTGGGATGCGCCGTCGGCGCGCTGCGTTTGCCGGCCGCCCGCTCTTTGATGGAAGTCCTTTCAGACGTCGCCGGCGAAAAAGGATGCACCGCCGTCGGGCTCGGCGGGAAAGTGCCCGCGCCGTACGCGGCCTTTTCCAATGGGGCAGTCGGGCATGCGCTGGAGTACGACGATGTCAACAAGGTTTCCATCACCCATCCGGGCGCGGTTGTGATTCCGGCGGCTTTTGCCGCGGCGGAGAAATATGACCGCACCTATGAGGAATATGTCCTGGCCGTCGTTTCCGGATACGAGGCGATGATCCGCCTGGGGGCTTCCCTGAATCCCTCCCACTATGAATACTGGCACACCACCGGCACCTGCGGCGCGTTCGCGGCGGCCGCGGCGGCGGGGAAGCTTTTGAACCTTGACACGGAGGGGATGCAGAGGGCGTTCGGCATCGCGGCGACGATGGCGTCCGGGCTGGTTGCGGTCTTTGGAACGGACGCCAAGATTGTCAATGTCGGCAACGCCGCCCAGAACGGGCTGACCGCCGCCGAACTGGCCTCAAAGGGATTCACTGCCCCGACCGACGTGTTCGAGCGGAAAAAGGGATATGCTCAGGCGGCTTCCGGACCCGCTTCCGTTTCGTTCCGCGGCGGGGCCCTTGGGAAAAAGCTGATGATCGAGGACAGCTATTACAAAATTCATGCCTCCTGCGGGCATACGCATTCCGCCTTGGACGCCCTGTTCTCGCTGATGAAAACTTCGGATTTCAAGGCGGAGGACGTTCAGAAAATTGAGATCAGGGCGTATCGGAAGGCGGTCGAACTGACGGGGGAGTTTCGCAATGCCTCCGAAACGGAAGCGAAGTTTTCCATGCCCTACTGCATCGCGGCGGGGCTCCTGAGGGGAAAGGTCACTTTGGAAGAGTTTTCGCCGGAGCTTCTTCACTCCCCGGAAGTCGAATCCCTGCGGAAAAAAATCATTGTCCGGGAAGACTCGGACTATACCCGCCTGTATCCTGAAAAAAGAAAAGAATCCGTCAGGATTCTGCTTCCCGGACGGACTCTGTATCAGGAGGTCGACCTGCCGGACGGCAAGCCGACCCGGGAATTTCTGGTCAAAAAATTCAGGTCTCTGGCAGAGAGAAATCTCAGTGAAAAAAAAGCGGAAAATATTTTGCACTCCGTATGGTCCATGACGCCGGAAACCCCCGTCGGGGAACTTGGCGAAGCGATTACGGAAAACTGCGCGATTTAA